Proteins encoded together in one Mycobacterium simiae window:
- a CDS encoding class I SAM-dependent methyltransferase, translating to MTLDTDTHEQLAPMHRALWALGDYALMAEEVMAPLGPILVAATGIGPGIEVLDVAAGSGNISLPAAATGAAVVSTDLTPELLERSRARAAARGLMLRYQEANAHSLPFGDGAFDVVVSAIGVQFAPNHRRAADELVRVCRPGGTIGLISWTPEGFFGRMLATIRPYRPSLSPAVPPAALWGRERYVAGLLGGRVSGVVAVRGLLNVHRFDCATAVHDYFKNHYGPTIEAYANIGHDKVLAAELDAQLVELAEEYLTDGTMGWEYLLVTAQRR from the coding sequence ATGACGCTCGACACCGATACCCACGAGCAGCTGGCACCCATGCATCGGGCGCTGTGGGCGCTCGGCGACTATGCCCTGATGGCCGAGGAAGTGATGGCACCGCTGGGTCCGATCCTGGTGGCGGCCACCGGAATTGGGCCGGGTATTGAGGTCCTCGATGTCGCCGCCGGTTCGGGAAACATCTCCCTGCCCGCGGCCGCGACCGGTGCCGCCGTCGTCTCCACCGACCTCACCCCGGAGCTGCTGGAGCGCTCCCGGGCGCGGGCCGCCGCGCGGGGTTTGATGCTGCGTTATCAAGAGGCGAACGCGCACTCCCTGCCGTTTGGCGACGGCGCGTTCGATGTGGTGGTGTCGGCGATTGGCGTGCAGTTCGCGCCCAACCATCGGCGCGCGGCCGACGAGCTGGTCCGGGTCTGCCGGCCCGGCGGGACGATCGGCCTGATCAGCTGGACCCCGGAGGGATTCTTCGGCCGGATGCTGGCCACCATCCGGCCGTACCGACCGAGCCTGTCACCGGCCGTGCCGCCGGCGGCTCTCTGGGGACGCGAACGCTACGTCGCCGGACTCTTGGGTGGTCGGGTGAGCGGCGTCGTGGCGGTCCGCGGATTACTGAATGTCCACCGATTCGATTGCGCCACAGCGGTTCACGACTACTTCAAAAACCACTACGGCCCGACGATCGAGGCCTACGCCAACATCGGCCACGACAAAGTGCTGGCCGCTGAGCTCGACGCCCAACTCGTCGAACTGGCCGAGGAGTATCTGACCGACGGCACCATGGGCTGGGAGTACCTATTGGTCACCGCGCAACGGCGGTGA